A genomic segment from Comamonas terrigena NBRC 13299 encodes:
- the hda gene encoding DnaA regulatory inactivator Hda: MKQLALDIGLATGPSLSRFYEGSNAAVVQHLRTWVGEGLSSDAARAPVPTYLWGVSGSGKSHLLKAVYAALREQGAEVGWMDASTGFPPEFDERWAAVIMDDVHLYTPMQQSRAFNWFVNAIAPPSGSPRWVLAAGDAPPADLTLRDDLRSRLGWGHVFQLHLLDEPERRAVLRQEADARGVFLSDDVMDYMLNRFSRDLGSLMQLLGMLDGFALRNKRAITIPLLKTMLETE; the protein is encoded by the coding sequence ATGAAGCAGCTGGCTCTGGACATCGGCCTGGCGACCGGCCCCTCGCTGTCGCGTTTTTACGAAGGCAGCAACGCCGCCGTGGTGCAGCATCTGCGCACCTGGGTGGGCGAAGGCCTGTCCTCGGATGCCGCCCGCGCTCCGGTGCCCACCTACCTGTGGGGCGTCTCCGGTTCGGGCAAAAGCCATCTGCTCAAGGCGGTGTACGCCGCGCTGCGCGAGCAGGGCGCCGAAGTGGGCTGGATGGATGCCAGCACCGGCTTCCCCCCGGAATTCGATGAGCGCTGGGCCGCCGTCATCATGGACGATGTGCACCTGTACACCCCCATGCAGCAGTCCCGGGCCTTCAACTGGTTCGTCAATGCGATTGCACCGCCGTCCGGCTCGCCGCGCTGGGTGCTGGCCGCAGGCGATGCGCCGCCGGCCGATCTGACCTTGCGCGACGACCTGCGCAGCCGCCTGGGCTGGGGCCATGTGTTCCAGCTGCACCTGCTGGACGAGCCCGAACGCCGGGCCGTGCTGAGGCAGGAGGCCGATGCACGCGGTGTCTTCCTGAGCGATGATGTGATGGATTACATGCTCAATCGCTTCTCGCGCGATCTGGGCAGCCTGATGCAGCTGCTGGGCATGCTGGACGGTTTTGCGCTGCGCAACAAGCGCGCCATCACCATTCCGCTGCTCAAGACCATGCTGGAAACCGAGTAG
- a CDS encoding CDP-6-deoxy-delta-3,4-glucoseen reductase, whose protein sequence is MTDTASSTHQISVQPSGRQFATQGAETILAAAIRSGVGLPYGCKDGACGSCKCKKLSGSVVHDTHSDKALTPAEEADGYVLTCRATPLSDVVLESRQVTDVNAYPIKKLPVRVAGLTPMSHDVMQLKLQLPAAEKFRYYAGQYIEFILRDGSRRAYSMATAPHLQETAPGVELHIRHMPGGKFTDHVFGGMKEKEILRVEGPFGSFFLREDSAKPIVLLASGTGFAPIKALLEHIQHQGITRPVALYWGGRRPADLYMHSWLLELAAALPTLTYVPVVSDAQPEDAWTGRSGFVHQAVLDDFADLSGHEVYACGAPIVVDSARASYTSQRGLPEEAFFADAFTSEADK, encoded by the coding sequence ATGACCGATACCGCCAGCTCCACCCACCAGATTTCCGTCCAGCCCAGTGGCCGCCAGTTTGCCACCCAGGGTGCAGAGACCATTCTGGCCGCCGCCATCCGCAGCGGCGTGGGCCTGCCCTACGGCTGCAAGGACGGCGCCTGCGGCTCGTGCAAGTGCAAGAAGCTCAGCGGCAGTGTGGTGCATGACACCCATTCCGACAAGGCGCTGACACCGGCCGAAGAGGCCGATGGCTATGTGCTGACCTGCCGCGCCACGCCCCTGAGCGATGTGGTGCTGGAGTCGCGCCAGGTCACCGATGTGAATGCCTACCCCATCAAGAAGCTGCCGGTGCGCGTGGCAGGTCTGACCCCGATGTCGCACGATGTGATGCAACTCAAGCTGCAGCTGCCGGCCGCCGAGAAGTTCCGCTACTACGCCGGCCAGTACATCGAATTCATCCTGCGCGACGGCAGCCGCCGCGCCTATTCCATGGCCACCGCCCCGCACCTGCAGGAGACGGCCCCCGGCGTGGAGCTGCACATCCGCCACATGCCGGGCGGCAAGTTCACGGACCATGTGTTCGGCGGCATGAAGGAAAAGGAAATCCTGCGCGTGGAAGGCCCGTTCGGCAGCTTCTTCCTGCGCGAGGACTCGGCCAAGCCCATCGTCCTGCTGGCGTCGGGCACCGGTTTTGCGCCCATCAAGGCGCTGCTGGAACACATCCAGCACCAGGGCATCACCCGCCCCGTGGCCCTGTACTGGGGCGGTCGCCGTCCGGCCGACCTCTACATGCACAGCTGGCTGCTGGAACTGGCCGCCGCCCTGCCCACGCTGACCTATGTGCCGGTGGTCTCCGACGCCCAGCCCGAAGACGCCTGGACCGGCCGCAGCGGCTTTGTGCACCAGGCCGTGCTGGACGACTTTGCCGACCTGTCCGGCCATGAGGTCTACGCCTGCGGCGCCCCCATCGTGGTGGATTCGGCCCGCGCCAGCTACACCAGCCAGCGCGGCCTGCCGGAGGAAGCCTTCTTCGCCGACGCCTTCACCTCGGAAGCCGACAAGTAA
- a CDS encoding aspartate aminotransferase family protein produces MSVHNALDVALHAAVADYVAHNPRSQTLCEVAAHVLPGGNTRSVLYHPPFPLTMVRGEGCWLWDADGHVYIDTLGEFTAGLFGHSDKTVRAALQEALVGGLNLSSHTAREARLGHEIQRRFPSMALMRFTNSGTEANLMAVAAATVHTGRRKVMVFDGAYHGGVLSFAGGGSPVNVPHDWLVAPYNDLEYAAALVRRHGADLAAILVEPMLGSGGCIPGTPAFLRGLRDLASDCNALLILDEVMTSRLSFGGRQALLDITPDLTTAGKYLGGGLSFGVFGGRADVMDRFDPRRSDALAHAGTFNNNVLSMAAGHAALSRVLTAEALDALNARGDHLRERLNALFAYEGVALQATGLGSLLTLHATDRPIRNAGDLAGSDLRVKDLLFFDLMARGIFLARRGMMALSLPLGEAECDCVLGAMLEIVELRQALLPQRHAVQLM; encoded by the coding sequence ATGTCTGTGCACAACGCTCTGGATGTGGCCCTGCACGCAGCGGTGGCCGACTATGTGGCTCACAACCCGCGCAGCCAGACCTTGTGCGAGGTGGCGGCCCATGTGCTGCCCGGCGGCAACACCCGCTCGGTGCTCTACCACCCGCCTTTCCCCCTGACCATGGTGCGCGGTGAAGGCTGCTGGCTCTGGGATGCGGATGGCCATGTCTACATCGACACCCTGGGCGAATTCACCGCCGGCCTCTTCGGTCACTCCGACAAGACGGTGCGCGCTGCCTTGCAGGAAGCGCTGGTGGGCGGGCTCAACCTGTCCTCCCACACGGCACGGGAGGCGCGGCTGGGGCACGAGATCCAGCGCCGCTTTCCCTCCATGGCACTGATGCGCTTCACCAATTCCGGCACCGAAGCCAATCTGATGGCCGTGGCCGCCGCCACCGTGCACACCGGCCGGCGCAAGGTAATGGTGTTCGACGGCGCCTACCACGGTGGCGTGCTGAGCTTTGCAGGCGGTGGATCGCCGGTCAATGTGCCCCACGACTGGCTGGTAGCGCCCTACAACGATCTGGAATACGCCGCGGCGCTGGTACGCCGGCATGGCGCCGATCTGGCCGCGATCCTGGTGGAGCCCATGCTGGGCTCGGGCGGCTGCATTCCCGGCACGCCGGCCTTTCTGCGCGGGCTGCGGGATCTGGCCAGCGACTGCAATGCCTTGCTGATTCTGGACGAGGTGATGACCTCGCGCCTGTCCTTTGGCGGGCGGCAGGCGCTGCTGGACATCACGCCGGACCTGACCACTGCGGGCAAATACCTGGGCGGCGGGCTGTCGTTCGGCGTGTTCGGCGGACGCGCGGACGTGATGGACCGGTTCGATCCGCGCCGCAGCGATGCGCTGGCCCATGCTGGCACCTTCAACAACAATGTGCTGAGCATGGCCGCAGGCCATGCCGCCCTGTCCCGGGTGCTGACGGCCGAGGCCCTGGATGCGCTGAACGCGCGGGGTGATCACCTGCGTGAGCGGCTGAATGCCCTGTTCGCCTACGAAGGCGTGGCCTTGCAGGCCACGGGCCTGGGATCGCTGCTGACGCTGCATGCCACCGACCGGCCCATCCGTAACGCAGGCGATCTGGCTGGCAGCGACCTGCGCGTGAAAGATCTGCTGTTCTTCGACCTGATGGCGCGCGGCATCTTCCTGGCGCGGCGCGGGATGATGGCCTTGTCGCTGCCGCTGGGCGAGGCGGAATGCGACTGCGTGCTGGGCGCGATGCTGGAAATCGTGGAGCTGCGGCAGGCATTGCTACCGCAGCGCCATGCCGTGCAACTGATGTAG
- a CDS encoding SDR family oxidoreductase, with translation MPSNQNPLGALPARFRRQRLLIVGCGDVGLRVVRALQAGGTSRHGPRVLALTSSSDRAPLLRAAGVQPLAGDLDQPATLARLAGLAQRVLHLAPPPTEGAGPQAWWRDPRTEHLLQALARRTLPQALVYASTTGVYGDCGGAWIDETRGIAPGNARGQRRANAERAVRGWALHSGVRATVLRVPGIYALDREGGTPVARLRKGLPLLQANDDVYTNHIQADDLARACVAALWRGKPQRVVHASDDTEMYMADYVDLAADLCGLPRPPRISRTEAQGSLPVSLLSFMGESRRLRNRRLKTELRVQLHYPTVVQGLAGLTAD, from the coding sequence GTGCCTTCAAACCAAAATCCTCTCGGTGCGCTGCCAGCGCGCTTTCGCCGCCAGCGCCTGCTGATCGTGGGCTGCGGTGACGTGGGCCTGCGCGTGGTACGTGCCCTGCAGGCCGGCGGCACGAGCCGCCACGGCCCGCGCGTGCTGGCGCTGACCAGCAGCAGCGACCGGGCGCCCCTGCTGCGCGCCGCCGGCGTGCAGCCCCTGGCGGGCGATCTGGACCAGCCGGCCACCCTGGCCCGGCTGGCCGGTCTGGCCCAGCGTGTGCTGCACCTGGCGCCGCCGCCCACGGAAGGGGCGGGCCCCCAGGCCTGGTGGCGCGATCCGCGCACCGAACACCTGCTGCAGGCCCTGGCACGGCGTACGCTGCCGCAGGCCCTGGTCTATGCCTCCACCACCGGCGTGTATGGCGACTGCGGTGGGGCCTGGATTGACGAAACCCGTGGCATCGCTCCCGGCAATGCCCGCGGTCAGCGCCGCGCCAACGCCGAGCGTGCGGTGCGCGGCTGGGCGCTGCACAGCGGGGTGCGTGCCACGGTGCTGCGCGTGCCCGGCATCTACGCCCTGGACCGCGAAGGCGGCACGCCCGTGGCACGGCTGCGCAAGGGGCTGCCGCTGCTGCAGGCCAACGACGACGTCTACACCAACCACATCCAGGCCGATGACCTGGCCCGCGCGTGTGTGGCGGCGCTGTGGCGCGGCAAGCCCCAGCGCGTGGTGCATGCCAGCGACGACACCGAGATGTACATGGCCGACTACGTGGACCTGGCCGCCGACCTGTGCGGCCTGCCGCGTCCGCCGCGCATCAGCCGGACCGAAGCCCAGGGCAGCCTGCCGGTGTCGCTGCTGAGCTTCATGGGCGAATCGCGCCGTCTGCGCAACCGGCGCCTCAAGACCGAGCTGCGCGTGCAGCTGCACTATCCCACGGTGGTGCAGGGACTGGCGGGGCTGACGGCGGATTGA
- the purM gene encoding phosphoribosylformylglycinamidine cyclo-ligase, with the protein MSSSTSASPPISYKDAGVDIDAGDALVERIKPLAKKTMREGVMAGIGGFGALFEVPKRYKEPVLVSGTDGVGTKLKLAFEWNMHDTVGIDLVAMSVNDVLVQGAEPLFFLDYFACGKLHVDTAAAVVGGIAKGCELSGCALIGGETAEMPGMYPDGEYDLAGFAVGAVEKSKILTGQNVKPGDLVLGLTSHGVHSNGFSLVRKCIERAEANGTVPATLDGKPFKAAIMEPTRLYVKNVLAALEQHPIKALAHITGGGLPENIPRVLPEGTGADLKAGSWPQTELFAWLQTTAGIDDVEMNRTFNNGIGMVLVIDAEHAEATAATLRGLGETVYQIGQIVERSEGAAVQVR; encoded by the coding sequence ATGAGCTCCTCCACCTCTGCCTCCCCCCCCATTTCCTACAAAGACGCTGGCGTTGACATCGATGCGGGCGACGCCCTGGTCGAGCGCATCAAGCCGCTGGCCAAGAAGACCATGCGTGAAGGCGTGATGGCAGGCATCGGTGGCTTCGGCGCCCTGTTCGAAGTGCCCAAGCGCTACAAGGAACCGGTGCTGGTCTCCGGCACCGACGGCGTGGGCACCAAGCTCAAGCTGGCGTTCGAGTGGAATATGCACGACACCGTCGGCATCGACCTGGTGGCCATGAGCGTGAACGACGTCCTGGTGCAAGGCGCCGAACCCCTGTTCTTCCTGGACTACTTTGCCTGCGGCAAGCTGCATGTGGACACGGCCGCCGCTGTGGTGGGCGGCATTGCCAAGGGTTGCGAGCTGTCCGGCTGCGCCCTGATCGGCGGCGAAACCGCTGAAATGCCCGGCATGTACCCCGATGGCGAATACGACCTGGCCGGCTTTGCCGTGGGCGCGGTCGAAAAGTCCAAGATCCTGACCGGCCAGAACGTGAAGCCCGGTGACCTGGTGCTGGGCCTGACCTCGCACGGCGTGCACTCCAACGGTTTCTCGCTGGTGCGCAAGTGCATCGAGCGCGCCGAAGCCAACGGCACGGTGCCTGCCACGCTGGACGGCAAGCCTTTCAAGGCCGCCATCATGGAACCCACCCGTCTGTACGTGAAGAACGTGCTGGCCGCGCTGGAACAGCACCCCATCAAGGCCCTGGCCCACATCACCGGTGGCGGCCTGCCGGAAAACATCCCCCGCGTGCTGCCCGAAGGCACGGGTGCCGACCTGAAGGCTGGCAGCTGGCCCCAGACCGAGCTGTTTGCCTGGCTGCAGACAACCGCCGGCATTGACGATGTGGAAATGAACCGCACCTTTAACAACGGCATCGGCATGGTGCTGGTCATCGACGCCGAGCACGCCGAAGCCACCGCGGCCACGCTGCGCGGCCTGGGCGAGACGGTCTACCAGATCGGCCAGA
- the pcnB gene encoding polynucleotide adenylyltransferase PcnB produces the protein MIKTFIDKLLGKAPAATRSRKPQFGKREDVPAEVHGIDPELVDRRAVDVVRTLKDAGYEAYIVGGAVRDLLLGLRPKDFDVATDATPEQVKNLFRRAFIIGKRFRIVHVVYGRGRENEVIEVSTFRAFLDNSLAEQVSGNERTSKAALAHMQHAVDASGRVLRDNVWGPQDQDATRRDFTINAMYYDPETQVVVDFHKGIQDAQKKMLRMIGDPATRYREDPVRIIRAVRFAAKLSPLGFKLEPKTAKPLLECEPLLKEVPQSRLFDEMLKLLQTGHALSSVEQLKKLGLEKGIYPLLDVVVERADHPFVTAALTDTDRRVGEGKPVAPSFLLACVLWQDVKTGWEKRLNKGFHAFPALQEAIDEVFDQRIGDVSGRGKLAADMREIWVMQPRFDKRTGSTPFGMVAQGRFRAGFDFMRLRADVGEVEESLASWWQEFQQADDARREDLVAQAREEQRQRQKSQVPAPARRAPKKAAAAEGGPAAAPAAPGADTLDALLGDSDAPAKKRRRRRRKPAGAGGAEAAGE, from the coding sequence ATGATCAAAACCTTTATCGACAAACTGCTGGGCAAGGCCCCGGCCGCCACCCGTTCGCGCAAGCCGCAATTCGGCAAGCGTGAAGACGTGCCGGCCGAGGTGCACGGCATCGATCCCGAGCTGGTGGACCGCCGCGCCGTGGATGTGGTGCGCACCCTCAAGGATGCCGGCTACGAGGCCTACATCGTTGGCGGCGCCGTGCGCGACCTGCTGCTGGGCCTGCGTCCCAAGGACTTTGACGTGGCCACCGACGCCACGCCCGAGCAGGTGAAGAACCTGTTCCGCCGCGCCTTCATCATCGGCAAGCGCTTTCGCATCGTGCACGTGGTCTATGGCCGCGGCCGCGAGAACGAGGTGATCGAGGTCTCCACCTTCCGCGCCTTCCTGGACAACAGCCTGGCCGAGCAGGTCAGCGGCAACGAACGCACCAGCAAGGCCGCGCTGGCCCACATGCAGCATGCGGTGGACGCCAGCGGCCGGGTGCTGCGCGACAACGTCTGGGGTCCGCAGGACCAGGACGCCACGCGCCGCGACTTCACCATCAACGCCATGTACTACGACCCGGAAACCCAGGTCGTGGTGGACTTCCACAAGGGCATCCAGGACGCGCAGAAGAAGATGCTGCGCATGATCGGCGACCCGGCCACGCGCTACCGCGAAGACCCGGTGCGCATCATCCGTGCCGTGCGCTTTGCCGCCAAGCTGTCGCCGCTGGGCTTCAAGCTCGAGCCCAAGACCGCCAAGCCGCTGCTCGAATGCGAGCCGCTGCTCAAGGAAGTGCCGCAAAGCCGTTTGTTCGACGAAATGCTCAAGCTGCTGCAGACCGGCCATGCGCTGTCGTCCGTCGAGCAGCTCAAGAAGCTGGGTCTGGAAAAAGGCATCTACCCGCTGCTGGATGTGGTGGTGGAACGTGCCGACCATCCCTTCGTCACCGCCGCGCTGACCGACACCGACCGCCGCGTGGGCGAAGGCAAGCCCGTGGCGCCCAGCTTCCTGCTGGCCTGCGTGCTGTGGCAGGACGTGAAGACCGGCTGGGAAAAGCGCCTGAACAAGGGCTTCCACGCCTTCCCCGCGCTGCAGGAAGCCATTGACGAGGTGTTCGACCAGCGCATCGGCGATGTCTCCGGCCGCGGCAAGTTGGCCGCCGACATGCGCGAAATCTGGGTCATGCAGCCGCGTTTCGACAAGCGCACCGGTTCCACGCCGTTCGGCATGGTGGCCCAGGGCCGCTTCCGCGCAGGCTTCGACTTCATGCGCCTGCGCGCCGATGTGGGAGAGGTCGAGGAATCGCTGGCCAGCTGGTGGCAGGAGTTCCAGCAGGCCGACGATGCCCGCCGCGAAGACCTGGTGGCCCAGGCCCGCGAAGAACAACGCCAGCGCCAGAAGAGCCAAGTACCGGCACCAGCCCGCCGTGCGCCCAAGAAGGCCGCAGCAGCGGAAGGCGGCCCCGCGGCCGCCCCGGCTGCACCCGGTGCTGACACGCTGGATGCCCTGTTGGGCGACAGCGATGCCCCGGCCAAGAAGCGCCGCCGCCGTCGCCGCAAGCCCGCCGGCGCGGGCGGTGCCGAGGCCGCAGGCGAGTGA
- a CDS encoding Bug family tripartite tricarboxylate transporter substrate binding protein, whose product MKRRTLALATAAFAATAFAPLAQAFGTQQQPIRLIVPFAPGGPLDVTSRALAESVRNTLGTVIIENKAGAGGNIGVDAIAKAAPDGLTIGLATTATNAVNPWLYTKLPFDVEKDFVAITQMVRVPNVLVMNAARAEQLNIHSVADLIKYAKANPAKLNYGSGGNGSAGHLAGELLKQRAGIHALHIPYRGANPAQLALLAGEVDFNIDNLAAAAPNIKSGKLKALAVTSLLASPMLPDVPPLAATLRGFAIDTWWGLIAPAATPKDVVAKLNKAFTDALNTPETQTRFKTLLAEPVATTPKQFEDFMAAERAKYKGLVAASGAKVD is encoded by the coding sequence ATGAAGCGTAGAACCCTTGCCCTGGCCACCGCGGCTTTCGCTGCGACCGCATTCGCCCCCCTGGCCCAAGCCTTTGGCACCCAACAGCAGCCCATCCGCCTGATCGTGCCGTTTGCACCCGGCGGCCCGCTGGATGTGACCTCGCGCGCACTGGCCGAAAGCGTGCGCAACACCCTGGGCACCGTGATCATCGAGAACAAGGCCGGCGCCGGCGGCAACATTGGCGTGGACGCCATTGCCAAGGCCGCTCCCGATGGCCTGACCATCGGTCTGGCAACCACGGCCACCAACGCCGTCAACCCCTGGCTCTACACCAAGCTGCCGTTCGACGTCGAGAAGGACTTTGTCGCCATCACCCAGATGGTGCGCGTGCCCAATGTGCTGGTGATGAATGCCGCCCGCGCCGAGCAGCTGAACATCCATTCCGTGGCGGACCTGATCAAGTACGCCAAGGCCAATCCCGCCAAGCTGAACTACGGCAGCGGCGGCAATGGCAGCGCCGGCCACCTGGCAGGCGAGCTGCTCAAGCAGCGTGCCGGCATCCACGCCCTGCACATACCCTACCGCGGCGCCAACCCCGCCCAGCTGGCCTTGCTGGCGGGCGAAGTGGACTTCAACATCGACAACCTGGCCGCTGCTGCCCCCAACATCAAGAGCGGCAAGCTCAAGGCCCTGGCCGTGACGTCGCTGCTGGCCTCGCCCATGCTGCCCGATGTGCCGCCGCTGGCCGCCACGCTGCGCGGTTTTGCGATTGACACCTGGTGGGGCCTGATCGCCCCGGCGGCCACCCCCAAGGATGTGGTGGCCAAGCTGAACAAGGCCTTCACCGACGCCCTGAACACGCCCGAAACCCAGACCCGTTTCAAGACCCTGCTGGCCGAGCCCGTGGCCACCACACCCAAGCAGTTCGAGGACTTCATGGCCGCCGAACGCGCCAAGTACAAAGGCCTGGTGGCCGCTTCCGGCGCCAAGGTGGACTGA
- the folK gene encoding 2-amino-4-hydroxy-6-hydroxymethyldihydropteridine diphosphokinase yields MAAASPSGQLAQSAFIGLGANLGDRGQALAQAVQAMALLPDTQVVGVSSLYVSAPVDAGGPDYLNAVVALQTALAPLALLHALQAIEQAAGRQRPYRNAPRTLDLDVLLYGDQQIASPVLTIPHPRLAERAFVLRPLAELAPERVSAAQLAAVAEQRIDRFQTAADWCPQVTTPH; encoded by the coding sequence GTGGCGGCCGCCAGCCCGTCCGGCCAACTCGCGCAGTCCGCCTTCATCGGTCTGGGCGCCAATCTGGGGGACCGGGGCCAGGCCCTGGCCCAGGCCGTGCAGGCCATGGCCCTGTTGCCCGACACGCAGGTGGTTGGCGTGTCGTCGCTGTATGTCAGCGCGCCGGTGGATGCCGGCGGGCCGGACTACCTGAACGCCGTGGTGGCGCTGCAGACGGCGCTGGCGCCCCTGGCCTTGCTGCACGCGCTGCAAGCCATCGAGCAGGCCGCCGGGCGCCAGCGCCCCTACCGCAATGCCCCGCGCACGCTGGATCTGGACGTGCTGCTCTATGGCGACCAGCAGATCGCCAGCCCGGTGCTGACCATTCCCCATCCCCGCTTGGCCGAACGTGCCTTTGTGCTGCGGCCGCTGGCCGAGCTGGCGCCGGAACGTGTTTCCGCCGCACAGCTGGCCGCCGTGGCGGAGCAGCGCATCGACCGCTTCCAGACCGCCGCCGACTGGTGTCCGCAGGTGACCACACCGCACTGA
- a CDS encoding HAD family hydrolase, with product MSAPTAPQRPRLALFDLDHTLLPLDSDHGWGEFSIAIGWCDRTEFGRRNDEFFADYLAGRLDVPDYVRFATAAVVQRGPEAAAAAHARFMDEVIRPAMTPAALQLVQGHLDAGDTVVITSATNEFVTRPIAEAFGVQELVATSLARDAQGWFTGEIDGIPNMREGKVVRMDAWLAARGLSWSDVETTFYSDSMNDVPLLEKVDHPVATNPDTRLRALAQERGWRVLDLFTETP from the coding sequence ATGTCCGCACCCACTGCACCGCAGCGCCCCCGGCTGGCGCTGTTCGATCTTGACCACACGCTGCTGCCGCTGGATTCCGACCACGGCTGGGGCGAATTCTCCATTGCCATCGGCTGGTGCGACCGCACCGAGTTCGGCCGCCGCAACGATGAATTCTTTGCCGACTACCTGGCTGGCCGCCTGGATGTGCCCGATTACGTGCGCTTTGCCACCGCCGCCGTGGTGCAGCGCGGACCCGAAGCCGCTGCGGCGGCCCATGCACGTTTCATGGACGAGGTGATCCGCCCGGCCATGACGCCCGCAGCCCTGCAACTGGTGCAAGGCCACCTGGACGCGGGCGATACCGTGGTCATCACCTCGGCCACCAATGAATTTGTCACCCGCCCCATTGCCGAAGCCTTTGGCGTGCAGGAGCTGGTGGCCACCTCGCTGGCCCGCGACGCCCAGGGCTGGTTCACCGGCGAGATCGACGGCATCCCCAATATGCGCGAAGGCAAGGTGGTGCGTATGGACGCCTGGCTGGCCGCACGGGGGCTGTCCTGGAGCGATGTGGAGACCACGTTCTACAGCGACTCCATGAACGACGTGCCCCTGCTTGAGAAAGTGGACCATCCGGTCGCCACCAATCCTGATACGCGCTTGCGCGCCCTGGCCCAGGAGCGTGGCTGGCGCGTGCTGGACCTGTTTACCGAGACACCATGA
- a CDS encoding branched-chain amino acid ABC transporter substrate-binding protein, with protein sequence MSVANAQEIIKIGHIGPVSGPQAHFGKDDENGVRMAIEDLNAKNPEIGGKKVKFQLVAEDDGADPKQGTAASQKLCDSKVAGAVAFVNSGVAIPSSKIFNDCGIPMITGAATNPALTKPGYKTTYRVIANDNALGAALATYAAKTLGLKQVAVVDDRTAYGQGLADVFKKEAEKLGVKIVATEFTNDKATDFMAILTSIKAKKPEAIFYGGMYGQAGPMLRQMAQLGMGEVKMFGGDGMCVPELAKVAAGAKPLDHVVCADGGSSLAKMPGGTEWKKRYDAKFPGQFQVYSPYFYDATMLLADAMKRANSWDPKVYIPFLQKTDYQGVTSKIAFEPNGEMKNPTYTLSRFVGGNKTAIE encoded by the coding sequence ATGTCTGTGGCCAATGCCCAGGAAATCATCAAGATCGGCCACATCGGCCCTGTCTCCGGTCCCCAGGCCCACTTCGGCAAGGACGACGAAAACGGCGTGCGCATGGCCATCGAGGACCTGAACGCCAAGAACCCCGAAATCGGCGGCAAGAAGGTCAAGTTCCAGCTGGTGGCGGAAGACGACGGTGCCGATCCCAAGCAAGGCACGGCCGCTTCGCAGAAGCTGTGCGACAGCAAGGTCGCCGGCGCGGTGGCATTCGTGAACTCGGGCGTGGCTATTCCCTCGTCCAAGATCTTCAATGACTGCGGCATCCCCATGATCACGGGCGCCGCCACCAACCCCGCGCTGACCAAGCCCGGCTACAAGACCACCTACCGTGTGATCGCCAACGACAACGCCCTGGGCGCTGCGCTGGCCACCTACGCTGCCAAGACCCTGGGTCTGAAGCAGGTGGCGGTGGTGGACGACCGCACCGCCTACGGCCAGGGTCTGGCGGATGTGTTCAAGAAGGAAGCCGAAAAGCTGGGCGTGAAGATCGTGGCCACCGAGTTCACGAACGACAAGGCCACCGACTTCATGGCCATCCTGACCTCCATCAAGGCCAAGAAGCCCGAAGCCATCTTCTACGGCGGCATGTACGGCCAAGCCGGCCCCATGCTGCGCCAGATGGCCCAGCTGGGCATGGGCGAAGTGAAGATGTTCGGCGGCGACGGCATGTGCGTGCCCGAGCTGGCCAAGGTGGCGGCCGGCGCCAAGCCGCTGGACCACGTGGTCTGCGCGGATGGCGGCTCTTCGCTGGCCAAGATGCCTGGCGGCACCGAGTGGAAGAAGCGCTATGACGCCAAGTTCCCGGGCCAGTTCCAGGTTTACAGCCCGTACTTCTATGACGCGACCATGCTGCTGGCTGACGCCATGAAGCGTGCCAATTCCTGGGATCCCAAGGTCTACATCCCCTTCCTGCAGAAGACCGACTACCAGGGTGTGACCTCCAAGATCGCGTTCGAACCCAACGGCGAAATGAAAAACCCGACCTACACGCTCAGCCGCTTTGTGGGTGGCAACAAGACGGCCATCGAGTAA